One Gimesia aquarii DNA segment encodes these proteins:
- a CDS encoding UTP--glucose-1-phosphate uridylyltransferase, producing MTTPISNSAKLLKILKPNQQTHLLQWWNELNAAQQSELASHIESINFEQIKGLYSPTNSQMQGESSAEKAERATRPATLIRLEDRIQAENETSQAVEAGEQLLTEGKVGAILVAGGQGSRLGFSHPKGMYPIGPVKQTSLFQMLVEQLIARSRKAGKSICYFIMTSDATHAETVAYFKAHQNFGLPADDLYFFKQGTMPAVDADSGQILLEEKHRIAVSPDGHGGTLAALRSSGLFEVMRNKGIEYLYYHQVDNPTAIVCDPEFLGYHLRHQADVSVKVVAKRTADEKMGIVCDVDQKTQIIEYSDLPAHIAEMKDKENNLLHWAGSTAIHIFNRSFLEQIANNDDLLPFHLAHKKVPFLDSTGNQIFPTDPNAIKFERFIFDVLPVAETVLVYEIDRQREFNPLKNAEGADSPETAQAALCQIYTQWLKSCGVDVPANTPIEISPLVALDESELKSKISSDTVFKGPIYLGE from the coding sequence ATGACAACTCCCATATCTAATTCAGCGAAACTTTTAAAAATCTTGAAACCAAATCAACAAACACATCTGCTGCAATGGTGGAATGAATTGAATGCAGCCCAGCAGAGTGAATTAGCATCACACATTGAATCGATCAACTTTGAGCAAATAAAAGGTCTCTATTCCCCAACCAATTCCCAAATGCAGGGAGAATCGTCAGCTGAGAAGGCAGAACGTGCGACTCGTCCCGCAACGTTGATTCGTTTAGAAGATCGCATCCAGGCAGAAAACGAAACTTCACAGGCAGTCGAGGCGGGCGAGCAATTGCTTACAGAAGGTAAAGTCGGTGCCATTTTAGTTGCAGGAGGACAAGGCTCACGTCTCGGTTTTAGTCATCCTAAAGGCATGTACCCCATTGGTCCGGTCAAACAAACTTCCCTCTTCCAAATGCTGGTAGAACAATTAATCGCCAGATCCCGTAAAGCGGGAAAGTCCATTTGCTATTTCATCATGACCAGTGATGCCACACATGCAGAAACAGTTGCCTACTTCAAAGCACATCAGAACTTTGGCCTGCCAGCAGACGATCTTTACTTCTTTAAGCAGGGAACCATGCCAGCAGTCGACGCTGACTCAGGTCAGATTTTATTGGAAGAAAAGCATCGGATAGCAGTCAGCCCGGATGGCCATGGTGGTACTCTGGCAGCACTCAGAAGTTCTGGACTGTTTGAAGTGATGCGAAATAAGGGAATTGAATACCTCTATTATCATCAGGTTGACAATCCGACAGCCATTGTCTGCGACCCGGAATTTCTGGGATACCATCTACGACATCAAGCGGATGTTTCCGTGAAGGTTGTTGCCAAACGAACTGCCGACGAAAAAATGGGGATCGTCTGTGACGTAGACCAAAAAACTCAAATCATCGAGTATAGCGATCTTCCTGCACACATCGCCGAAATGAAAGACAAGGAAAACAATTTATTGCATTGGGCGGGCAGCACTGCCATCCATATTTTCAACCGTTCATTTCTGGAACAAATCGCCAACAATGATGACCTGCTCCCGTTCCATCTGGCCCATAAAAAAGTCCCGTTCCTTGATTCAACAGGTAATCAAATTTTCCCCACAGATCCCAACGCGATCAAATTTGAACGCTTTATTTTTGATGTCCTGCCTGTAGCTGAAACTGTACTCGTTTATGAAATTGACCGTCAGCGTGAATTTAACCCTCTCAAAAATGCAGAAGGGGCAGATTCACCAGAAACGGCTCAAGCAGCGCTTTGCCAGATTTATACACAGTGGTTAAAATCCTGCGGTGTGGACGTTCCCGCAAACACACCTATTGAAATCAGCCCACTGGTCGCACTGGACGAAAGCGAATTAAAATCAAAAATCTCATCGGATACAGTTTTTAAAGGCCCCATCTATTTAGGAGAATAA
- the tsf gene encoding translation elongation factor Ts — translation MAEITAAAVKALREITDLPMMACKKALQAAEGDQEKAIEILREEAGKIQLKRSGNDTTEGRVTVLSSEDGSQTVMLEVVCESAPVAGGEDLVNFSNACANQLLANPNVNSVEELMTLPSEKSPGKTLNDDFMDMLNKIREKIVVSRIARSEGPTGGYVHHDGKTGVLFQASGETADDDLLRGVAMHIAALKPVAVNENELDSALVQAERDRLVAEAKATGKPDNIIDKIVDGRMKTFFVEQGVLVYQPYAVDDSKTVGQALAEKGLEAVSFTRSSIGD, via the coding sequence ATGGCTGAAATTACAGCTGCAGCCGTGAAAGCATTACGTGAGATTACTGATTTGCCCATGATGGCTTGTAAGAAGGCGTTGCAGGCAGCCGAAGGCGACCAGGAAAAAGCGATTGAAATTTTGCGTGAAGAAGCGGGTAAAATTCAGCTAAAACGTAGTGGAAATGACACGACAGAAGGTCGGGTTACTGTTCTTTCCAGTGAAGATGGGTCTCAGACCGTAATGCTGGAAGTTGTCTGTGAATCTGCTCCTGTGGCGGGAGGAGAAGACTTAGTCAATTTTTCGAATGCTTGTGCTAACCAGCTGCTCGCAAATCCTAATGTCAACTCGGTCGAAGAGCTGATGACGTTACCATCTGAAAAATCACCTGGAAAAACATTGAATGATGATTTCATGGATATGCTCAACAAAATCCGTGAAAAAATTGTCGTTTCTCGTATTGCTCGTTCTGAAGGTCCGACAGGTGGCTACGTTCATCACGATGGCAAAACAGGAGTCTTGTTTCAGGCATCCGGAGAAACAGCTGATGATGATTTGTTACGAGGAGTTGCAATGCATATTGCCGCCTTAAAACCAGTTGCCGTTAATGAAAACGAATTAGATTCAGCATTGGTTCAAGCAGAACGAGATAGGTTGGTTGCCGAAGCCAAAGCAACCGGCAAACCAGATAATATCATTGACAAAATTGTTGATGGTCGTATGAAAACATTTTTTGTTGAACAAGGGGTATTGGTTTATCAGCCTTATGCAGTTGATGATTCAAAAACAGTCGGTCAGGCTTTAGCTGAAAAAGGGCTGGAGGCTGTTTCGTTTACTCGTTCAAGCATCGGCGATTAG
- a CDS encoding class I SAM-dependent methyltransferase: protein METIKGHLYDYPKYYDLIFGDDWKAEFDFLQNCFEKHATRKVKKVFEPACGTGRLLIKLAQAGFKVAGNDLNEHAIKYCNDRLERSGFPRSAVLGDMADFKLRKPVDAAFNTINSFRHLPSETAAENHLKCVADALSPGGLYILGIHLTPTVGEPMQSESWSARRGNLSINSHMQSIETDLKKRNEHLEMTFDVYTPTRQFQLFDTMDYRTYTAPQFKALLSKVPELELVELYDFMYEMDFVIELDAQTEDVVFILRKK, encoded by the coding sequence ATGGAAACCATCAAAGGACATCTTTATGACTATCCAAAATACTATGACTTAATTTTTGGTGATGATTGGAAAGCTGAATTTGATTTCTTACAAAACTGTTTTGAAAAACATGCTACGAGAAAAGTAAAAAAAGTATTCGAACCCGCCTGTGGCACTGGGCGTTTGCTGATAAAGCTTGCGCAAGCGGGCTTTAAAGTCGCCGGAAATGACCTGAATGAACATGCCATTAAATACTGCAACGATCGCTTAGAACGGTCTGGTTTTCCTCGTTCTGCCGTACTGGGAGATATGGCAGATTTCAAATTAAGAAAGCCGGTTGACGCTGCCTTTAATACCATCAACAGTTTTCGACATCTTCCTTCAGAAACTGCCGCAGAGAATCATTTGAAATGTGTGGCTGATGCACTTTCACCCGGCGGACTTTATATTTTGGGAATCCACCTAACCCCGACTGTGGGTGAACCAATGCAAAGTGAAAGCTGGTCAGCACGCAGAGGCAATCTTTCGATTAATTCACATATGCAATCGATTGAGACCGATCTCAAGAAAAGAAACGAGCATCTCGAAATGACGTTTGATGTTTATACACCAACTCGTCAATTTCAACTATTTGATACGATGGACTACAGAACTTACACGGCACCACAATTCAAAGCATTGCTCTCGAAAGTACCTGAGCTAGAATTAGTCGAGCTTTATGACTTTATGTACGAAATGGACTTTGTCATTGAACTTGACGCGCAAACAGAAGATGTCGTATTTATCTTACGCAAGAAATAA
- the rpsB gene encoding 30S ribosomal protein S2 — protein sequence MSDLVVKEILEAGVHYGHKTSRWNPKMRPYIYGRRNQIHIIDLKETVRGIMRGKRYLERVASQGSLILFVGTKKQAQGPIKEAAIASGMPYVTERWLGGALTNFRTVRGRLKRLEELESFDETGEINSYSKKMQSTLLREKRKVFRNLNGIRTMNRLPEALVVVDPTKEKNAVHEAHILGIKVVGLIDTDSNPDEVDLPIPGNDDSIRSIRLVMNQLASAIIQGKSKLPDTGKKDDGESGDEEHKPVPSI from the coding sequence ATGTCAGATTTAGTTGTGAAAGAAATTCTTGAAGCGGGTGTCCACTACGGCCATAAGACCAGCCGTTGGAACCCTAAAATGCGTCCTTATATCTACGGACGTCGGAATCAAATTCATATTATTGATTTAAAAGAGACCGTGCGTGGCATTATGCGCGGGAAACGCTATCTGGAACGGGTCGCTTCTCAGGGTAGCTTAATTCTATTTGTAGGAACCAAAAAGCAGGCACAGGGTCCCATTAAGGAAGCAGCAATCGCCAGTGGAATGCCTTATGTGACCGAACGCTGGTTGGGAGGGGCTTTAACAAACTTCCGCACAGTTCGTGGTCGGTTGAAACGCCTGGAAGAATTGGAATCGTTTGACGAAACAGGCGAAATTAATTCCTATTCCAAAAAGATGCAGTCTACTTTGCTGCGTGAAAAGCGAAAGGTATTTCGCAATCTGAACGGGATTCGCACGATGAACCGTTTACCTGAAGCTTTGGTTGTGGTTGATCCCACCAAGGAGAAAAATGCTGTCCATGAGGCACACATCTTGGGAATCAAGGTGGTGGGGCTAATTGATACCGATTCAAATCCTGATGAAGTCGATCTGCCCATTCCCGGCAATGATGATAGCATTCGGTCTATCCGATTGGTGATGAATCAATTGGCATCTGCTATTATTCAAGGTAAAAGCAAGCTTCCTGATACTGGTAAAAAAGACGATGGCGAGTCCGGTGATGAAGAGCATAAACCAGTTCCTTCAATATAG
- the ruvX gene encoding Holliday junction resolvase RuvX, whose product MNDSSENLEPPDNEFPSEGRLLGLDYGTKRVGVAISTFEQNIASPLENYTRQSKEKDESFFTKIIHEYQCKGLVVGLPVHMSGDEGQKAKEARQFGNWISQFAQIPVRFWDERFSSATAEEFLVNVNVSRNKRKAYLDKLAAQIILQSFLESSDRNQIPKSF is encoded by the coding sequence ATGAACGATTCCTCTGAAAACCTGGAACCACCAGATAATGAATTTCCTTCTGAAGGCCGCTTACTTGGTCTAGACTATGGAACAAAACGTGTTGGCGTCGCGATCTCCACGTTTGAACAAAACATCGCCAGTCCATTAGAAAATTATACGAGACAGTCAAAAGAAAAAGACGAAAGCTTCTTCACAAAAATAATCCATGAATATCAATGCAAAGGCTTAGTGGTCGGCTTGCCCGTTCATATGAGTGGCGATGAAGGACAAAAAGCAAAAGAAGCCCGCCAATTCGGCAACTGGATCAGTCAATTCGCCCAAATCCCAGTCCGTTTCTGGGACGAACGGTTTTCGTCAGCAACAGCCGAAGAGTTCTTAGTAAATGTCAATGTCAGTCGTAATAAGCGAAAGGCGTATCTCGATAAGCTGGCAGCTCAGATAATTCTACAGTCCTTCCTTGAGAGTTCAGACAGAAACCAAATTCCCAAATCTTTTTAA
- the pyrH gene encoding UMP kinase, producing the protein MTDSPAPLIKPAYKRVLLKLSGEVFCRDGEGGISMSELESISAQIKRLVDSGVELAIVCGGGNILRGKQFSSSSVASNPATAHYMGMLATVINGLALQDALEMAGVPTRLQTAIRMEGVAEPFIRRRCIRHLEKGRVVILAAGTGSPFVTTDTAAALRSREIDADILLKATKVDGIYSDDPEKNPHAVRFSEISYQDVLHKNLQVMDAQALHHCMEHGIPILVFNFRKVGNIEKAVGGENIGTRVLPTEESRTEG; encoded by the coding sequence ATGACTGATTCTCCCGCTCCTTTAATTAAGCCTGCTTATAAGCGTGTTCTGCTCAAGCTGAGTGGTGAAGTATTCTGCCGCGATGGAGAAGGTGGAATTAGTATGTCTGAACTGGAGTCGATTTCTGCTCAAATTAAACGACTCGTTGATTCAGGAGTCGAATTGGCGATTGTCTGTGGTGGTGGAAACATTCTGAGAGGTAAACAGTTTTCTTCTTCAAGTGTCGCCAGTAATCCAGCAACAGCTCACTATATGGGGATGTTGGCTACAGTGATTAACGGTTTGGCATTACAAGATGCGTTAGAAATGGCAGGCGTGCCCACACGTTTACAAACAGCGATTCGAATGGAAGGTGTGGCAGAACCATTTATCAGGAGACGCTGCATTCGTCATCTGGAAAAAGGTCGTGTTGTCATTCTGGCAGCGGGAACAGGTAGTCCTTTTGTAACAACTGACACAGCGGCTGCTTTACGCTCCCGTGAGATTGACGCAGATATTCTCTTAAAGGCAACCAAAGTAGATGGCATCTATTCAGATGATCCGGAGAAAAATCCGCATGCAGTTCGCTTTTCAGAGATCAGTTATCAGGATGTGCTGCATAAGAATCTCCAGGTAATGGATGCTCAGGCCTTACATCATTGTATGGAACACGGCATTCCCATTTTGGTTTTTAACTTCCGTAAAGTGGGAAACATCGAAAAAGCGGTAGGCGGCGAGAATATTGGAACGCGTGTACTACCTACTGAGGAATCCCGGACTGAAGGGTAA
- a CDS encoding mannose-1-phosphate guanylyltransferase, with the protein MLHTVVMAGGSGTRFWPQSRNTMPKQLLKLVGDRTMIQATTERCNHLTDDQHTWIATNRVLAEEIQNQLPKIPPEQILIEPVPRNTAPCIGLAAIHLLKQDPEAIMLVASSDQIIQPESGFHSTIKLATTLIEAKPDTLVLIGVPPTHPATGYGYIQCGPPIEPLKLNGYQVQEFKEKPDPQTAQRYWDEGNHLWNCGIFVWKAQAILESFARFEPEMHKHLMLISDAIQTPHYEDILNQNFPAMKSESIDYAILEKSKDNVAVIQADFEWDDVGNWINLQKYYPADSDGNTIIGLHCGIDTSNNIIRTTEDHLIATIGVENFLIVHTPDATLMAPKKDESAIKKLVNLLKERGYERFL; encoded by the coding sequence ATGCTCCACACTGTTGTTATGGCGGGTGGGAGCGGCACACGTTTCTGGCCGCAAAGCCGAAACACCATGCCCAAGCAACTACTCAAGTTGGTAGGGGATCGCACAATGATTCAAGCAACTACCGAACGGTGCAACCATCTGACAGATGATCAACATACCTGGATTGCTACGAATAGAGTTCTGGCTGAGGAAATCCAAAATCAACTTCCCAAGATCCCTCCAGAGCAGATTCTGATCGAACCAGTACCAAGGAATACTGCGCCTTGCATCGGACTGGCGGCGATTCATTTATTGAAACAAGATCCAGAAGCAATCATGCTGGTTGCCTCTTCAGATCAGATTATCCAACCAGAATCTGGATTTCACAGTACGATTAAGCTGGCAACCACTCTCATAGAAGCAAAACCTGACACCCTGGTATTAATTGGTGTTCCCCCGACTCACCCTGCGACAGGCTATGGATATATCCAATGTGGTCCACCTATAGAACCCCTAAAGCTGAATGGCTATCAAGTACAGGAATTCAAAGAAAAACCAGATCCCCAAACGGCACAGCGTTATTGGGATGAGGGAAACCACCTTTGGAACTGTGGGATCTTTGTCTGGAAAGCGCAAGCGATACTCGAGTCTTTCGCTCGCTTTGAACCGGAAATGCATAAGCACTTAATGCTCATCTCGGATGCCATTCAGACTCCACATTATGAAGACATTCTGAATCAAAACTTTCCCGCAATGAAATCGGAGTCCATTGATTACGCAATCCTGGAGAAATCAAAAGACAACGTCGCAGTCATTCAAGCTGATTTTGAATGGGATGATGTGGGAAACTGGATTAATTTGCAGAAATATTATCCGGCCGATTCTGATGGAAACACAATCATTGGGCTGCATTGTGGTATCGATACCTCTAACAACATTATTCGTACAACAGAAGATCACCTGATCGCTACTATCGGTGTGGAAAATTTCTTAATCGTACACACTCCCGACGCCACATTAATGGCCCCCAAAAAGGACGAGTCTGCCATAAAAAAACTGGTAAACCTGCTCAAGGAACGTGGCTATGAACGATTCCTCTGA